The Methanomethylovorans hollandica DSM 15978 genome includes a region encoding these proteins:
- the dnaJ gene encoding molecular chaperone DnaJ, with product MSTTRDYYEILGVTKESTEAEIKKAYRKLAMQYHPDKNKAPDAEEKFKEISEAYAVLSDEEKRAQYDKFGHAGIDGRYSQEDIFRGADFRGFEDLGDILSSIFGGGFGGFSGDIFGGGRGRRNAPMRGSDLRYDLAISLEEAANGVETTINVPRAENCETCGGTGAKVGTNPITCPACHGSGQITSARNTPFGRFMSTTVCNKCNGNGQIIEDPCPACKGTGKIKKVKKLSVKLPKGADNGLRLKIRGEGEAGSSGAPSGDLYVMVHVQPHKTFERIGDDILYELPISFAQAALGDEVPVPTLYGNVKMTIRPGTQTHSVLRLKGKGVPHLHGSGEGDQLVKVIVQIPKNLNSEQKELLRKFDEIDKKSGGKSKHSGIFEKVKDAFNP from the coding sequence ATGTCCACTACACGTGATTATTATGAGATCCTTGGAGTTACCAAGGAATCTACTGAAGCCGAGATAAAAAAGGCATACAGAAAGCTTGCAATGCAATATCATCCGGATAAGAACAAGGCTCCGGATGCAGAGGAGAAATTCAAGGAGATCTCAGAAGCTTATGCTGTGCTCTCGGATGAAGAAAAAAGGGCTCAGTACGATAAGTTTGGTCACGCTGGAATAGATGGACGCTATTCCCAGGAAGACATTTTCCGTGGTGCTGATTTCAGAGGTTTCGAAGACCTGGGCGATATCTTATCCAGTATATTCGGAGGCGGCTTTGGAGGATTTTCAGGCGATATATTCGGAGGCGGAAGGGGCAGGCGCAATGCTCCGATGAGAGGTTCTGACCTGCGTTATGATCTGGCCATATCTCTGGAAGAGGCGGCCAATGGCGTGGAAACTACCATCAATGTCCCAAGGGCCGAGAACTGTGAAACTTGCGGGGGGACCGGTGCAAAGGTAGGTACTAACCCAATAACATGTCCTGCATGTCATGGCTCCGGACAGATCACCAGTGCACGCAATACTCCTTTTGGCCGTTTCATGAGTACGACTGTCTGTAATAAATGTAATGGTAATGGCCAGATAATAGAGGATCCTTGTCCTGCATGTAAAGGCACGGGTAAGATCAAGAAAGTAAAGAAACTTTCTGTGAAGTTACCAAAGGGTGCTGATAACGGGCTACGCCTGAAGATCAGAGGAGAAGGTGAAGCAGGAAGTTCTGGAGCACCATCAGGAGATCTTTATGTAATGGTGCACGTGCAACCTCATAAGACCTTCGAGCGCATAGGAGATGATATTCTCTACGAGCTGCCAATTTCATTTGCACAGGCGGCTTTGGGTGATGAGGTACCTGTTCCCACACTCTACGGAAATGTGAAGATGACCATTAGACCCGGAACGCAGACACATTCTGTTCTGCGACTCAAAGGTAAAGGCGTACCGCATTTACATGGAAGTGGCGAGGGTGACCAGCTTGTCAAGGTTATCGTGCAGATACCAAAGAACCTGAACTCTGAGCAGAAAGAGTTACTTCGTAAGTTCGATGAGATTGATAAGAAGAGTGGTGGAAAAAGCAAGCATTCTGGCATATTTGAGAAAGTAAAGGATGCTTTTAATCCATAG
- the trkA gene encoding Trk system potassium transporter TrkA: MKAVIIGAGEVGYHIAKSLYATNDVIVIEQDEEACKRADELDVQVIQGNGANASILSQVIKGTDILMAVTGSDEVNIVACMASKLIIGDKNKLKTMARVSNPDYIDKPIAKRTSIGIDVMICPELTMASEVAQILAIPSAIDIESFAEGKVEMMELVVSKESYFANKMMKDLHLADCCIVSAIFRKDDVIIPHGGDSIQENDHIVVIGQPSAMKDIRGLLGEVVGRRSKVMIIGGGIVGFYLAKLIGKSEADIKIIESRKDRCEEIADELSGVLVLNGDGTDINLLKDEGINEMDVVVSVTDSDEKNLLCSLIAKKLGVKKVIARSDRSDYISLFEMVGVDSAVSPREATVNEVLKLTMGKGIEAITTIEGQKAEIIEYTASSKSKIVGKPLRDVKFPAGAIVSMIVHKGRTIVPRGSHVIEENDRVVVFALPTALEAVEKLFK, from the coding sequence ATGAAAGCTGTTATTATAGGTGCAGGGGAAGTAGGCTATCATATAGCAAAATCACTGTATGCTACTAATGATGTAATAGTCATAGAACAGGATGAAGAGGCCTGCAAACGGGCCGATGAACTGGATGTTCAGGTCATTCAGGGTAATGGCGCGAATGCATCAATATTGTCCCAGGTTATTAAGGGGACTGACATCCTAATGGCTGTCACTGGTTCCGATGAGGTCAACATTGTAGCATGTATGGCTTCCAAGCTCATTATAGGAGATAAAAATAAGCTTAAGACAATGGCAAGAGTCAGTAATCCTGACTATATTGATAAACCAATAGCTAAACGCACCAGTATCGGTATCGATGTGATGATATGTCCTGAACTTACAATGGCCTCTGAAGTCGCACAGATACTTGCAATACCATCTGCCATTGATATTGAATCATTCGCAGAGGGAAAAGTGGAAATGATGGAATTGGTGGTTTCCAAAGAAAGTTATTTTGCCAATAAGATGATGAAAGACCTGCATCTTGCTGATTGTTGCATAGTAAGTGCTATTTTTCGTAAAGACGATGTGATCATTCCCCATGGCGGGGATTCCATACAGGAGAACGATCATATAGTTGTTATCGGCCAACCTTCTGCAATGAAGGACATAAGGGGACTTTTGGGAGAGGTCGTTGGCAGACGCAGTAAGGTCATGATCATAGGTGGAGGCATAGTTGGTTTTTATCTTGCGAAGCTCATCGGTAAAAGTGAGGCAGATATTAAGATCATTGAATCCCGTAAGGATCGCTGTGAAGAAATAGCAGACGAACTTTCGGGGGTTCTTGTATTGAATGGTGACGGAACGGATATCAATCTGCTGAAGGATGAGGGAATCAATGAGATGGACGTGGTCGTTTCTGTCACGGATAGTGATGAAAAGAACCTTTTGTGTTCTTTGATAGCCAAAAAACTGGGTGTTAAGAAAGTTATTGCCAGGTCGGACAGATCTGATTACATCTCTCTGTTTGAAATGGTCGGGGTGGACAGTGCAGTAAGTCCCAGGGAAGCAACAGTCAACGAGGTGCTTAAACTCACCATGGGAAAAGGAATTGAGGCTATCACTACTATAGAAGGACAAAAAGCTGAGATCATCGAATATACTGCTTCGAGCAAGTCAAAGATAGTAGGTAAACCGTTGCGTGATGTAAAATTCCCTGCTGGTGCCATTGTTAGTATGATAGTGCACAAGGGAAGAACCATAGTCCCCCGTGGCAGTCATGTTATCGAGGAAAATGACAGGGTAGTAGTTTTCGCTCTTCCCACTGCTCTGGAAGCTGTGGAAAAACTTTTCAAATAA
- a CDS encoding TrkH family potassium uptake protein, which produces MNQKVILSVLGTLLRFLGMMMIVPLLVAFYYHESPLPFLIGIGLTEITGIYLWSSYKSDDDWKLREAFAIVAFSWLAAMFFGAIPFIVEGISPLNAFFETMSGFTTTGSSILDNIESHSKSILFWRSMIIWVGGMGIIVLFVAILPKLAIAGRQLVRAEAPGPTEDKIKPRIRDTAKILWMVYVVLSALEVAALHLAGMSTYDAVTHMFASMGTGGFSPYGRGIEAFNSPLIEAILILFMFIAGANFALLYRTLYVNHKIIFKDEEFKFYTAVVVVATAVLILALRRDIGADPFTCLRYALFQVVSLLTTTGFANTDFNLWPDSSRIVLLLVMFIGGCAGSTAGGPKAIRILLLLKYARWELFRSVHPKAVKPIKFNGKTVPENTMQEIISFVVIYFLVFIASTFCISIMGVDILTSITASITTLGNIGPGFNLVGPMASFNGMPALAKVIMIANMWIGRLEVFTVIVMFTPEFWKK; this is translated from the coding sequence ATGAACCAAAAGGTCATACTCAGCGTATTGGGAACTCTTCTGCGTTTCCTGGGAATGATGATGATAGTTCCCCTGCTCGTGGCTTTTTATTATCATGAATCTCCTCTTCCTTTTCTTATCGGTATAGGTTTAACAGAGATCACAGGCATCTATCTCTGGTCATCTTATAAGTCAGACGACGACTGGAAGCTCAGAGAAGCTTTTGCTATAGTAGCCTTTAGCTGGCTGGCAGCTATGTTTTTTGGTGCTATCCCATTCATTGTCGAGGGTATATCTCCCCTTAACGCTTTTTTTGAAACTATGTCGGGTTTTACAACTACAGGTTCATCTATTCTTGATAACATAGAAAGCCATTCTAAAAGCATTCTTTTCTGGCGCAGCATGATTATTTGGGTAGGTGGGATGGGTATTATCGTCTTGTTTGTTGCAATTCTTCCTAAATTAGCTATTGCAGGCAGGCAGCTTGTCCGTGCTGAAGCTCCCGGCCCTACTGAGGACAAGATAAAACCCAGGATAAGGGATACAGCCAAGATCCTCTGGATGGTATATGTAGTGCTATCAGCCTTGGAAGTTGCAGCTTTACATCTGGCTGGCATGTCAACCTATGATGCTGTTACGCATATGTTTGCTTCCATGGGCACTGGAGGTTTTTCTCCTTATGGTCGGGGGATTGAAGCTTTTAACAGTCCTTTGATAGAAGCTATACTTATACTATTCATGTTCATTGCAGGAGCAAATTTTGCACTGCTGTACAGGACACTTTATGTGAATCATAAAATAATCTTCAAAGATGAAGAATTCAAGTTCTACACTGCAGTTGTTGTTGTGGCCACTGCTGTGCTGATCCTTGCATTGAGGCGAGATATAGGTGCAGATCCCTTTACTTGTCTGCGTTATGCTTTGTTCCAGGTGGTATCTCTCCTCACAACTACTGGTTTTGCTAATACGGATTTTAATTTGTGGCCTGACTCTTCGAGAATCGTGTTATTACTTGTAATGTTCATCGGAGGGTGTGCCGGATCAACTGCCGGTGGTCCAAAAGCAATAAGGATTCTATTGTTATTGAAGTATGCCAGATGGGAACTGTTCAGGTCCGTTCATCCAAAAGCAGTAAAACCTATCAAGTTCAATGGAAAAACAGTTCCAGAAAACACTATGCAGGAAATCATATCCTTTGTGGTTATTTATTTCCTCGTATTTATAGCAAGTACATTCTGTATCTCTATTATGGGCGTAGATATTCTCACTTCTATCACCGCATCCATTACAACTCTGGGTAACATTGGTCCTGGATTCAATCTTGTTGGACCAATGGCAAGTTTCAACGGTATGCCTGCACTAGCTAAAGTGATAATGATAGCGAATATGTGGATAGGCAGACTTG